GATTGTCGACAAGCTGGCGAAGCCGTTCGCGCAGCTGGACGGCAGGCTGGACGGGGTCGGCGCACGCTTCGAGGGTGTCGCGGGCCGGATGGACGGCCTCGAGGACAAGCTGCAGAACATCCACCGCAGGCTGGACGAGCTCGGCACCCACCTGGACAAGCAGGACGACAAGCTGGACGCGCTGCCGGCGGCGGTGCACGGCCCGGTGCGCGAGCGGATCGACGCGCTGGAGAGCGACCTGCAGACCCGGATCACCGAGCTGGACGAGGCCACCAAGGAGCGCACCGAGGCGGTGCGCACGGCGGTCACCGAGACCGGCGAGATGGTCGACCCCGCCGAGCGGCTGGACAACCTCGGCGGCCGGATCGAGCAGGTCGGCGGCAGGCTCGAGGAGCTGGCAGGCAGGCTGGACAAGGTCGAGGAGGCCGTCACCGAACGGCTCGGCCAGCTGGACGGCGCGCTGAAGAGCGGCCTGTCCAAGGTCGAGGGCACCATCTCCGACCGGCCGGACACCGAGGTCGTCACCTCACTGGTGAAGCAGAGCAACGAGGAGTCCGAGCGCCGCATCGGGGGCCAGCTGGACGAGGCCATGGCCACCTTCGCCGAGCTGATGCTCGGTGGCGGCCCGGCCCCGCAGCCGGTGCCCGCCCCGCCAGCGCCGCGGCAGCCGCGCCGGAACAACAACCGCAACGGCCGCTCGACCAAGGCCGCGGACAA
The sequence above is drawn from the Amycolatopsis aidingensis genome and encodes:
- a CDS encoding coiled-coil domain-containing protein is translated as MTTDNNLAPSFDRMRNMLVRAAEVRESEQQQIFDALDDIYARLSPVDSLGAVRKRLSELPDRTEVGVLAERLDEAMTRLEAQDNAIAEVTRAVEAIVDKLAKPFAQLDGRLDGVGARFEGVAGRMDGLEDKLQNIHRRLDELGTHLDKQDDKLDALPAAVHGPVRERIDALESDLQTRITELDEATKERTEAVRTAVTETGEMVDPAERLDNLGGRIEQVGGRLEELAGRLDKVEEAVTERLGQLDGALKSGLSKVEGTISDRPDTEVVTSLVKQSNEESERRIGGQLDEAMATFAELMLGGGPAPQPVPAPPAPRQPRRNNNRNGRSTKAADKAKNSSNNAESGEESSA